Part of the Ruania alba genome is shown below.
ATCATCGGGTCACTCATGCCCCACCGGTCGAACGCCGCGTGCAGCAGGAACGCTTCTGGCATCGCCCCGTCCCACTGATCGGGGACCACGCCGATGATGGTGGTCGTTACGTCCGGGTCACCGGTTATCGTCGCTGTGACCGGCTCGCTCAGGTCAGCAACTCCCAGTTCACGCAGGAATGCCTCGTTCACGACGACGGCGGGGGCGAACCTGTCCTCGTCCGCCGCGGTGAACCAAGTGCCGTGCACCACCTGGATACGCCGCATGGCCCCGTAGGCAGGGTCCACCACCTGCGTCTGCACCATCATCGTTCCCGCCGGGAACCGGAAGTTGGTGGTGGTCATGGAGGTGAGGCTCGCGTGCTCGATCCGGTAACGGTCCACCACCTCGCGCATCGCGTCGGTCGTTGCCTGACCGTCCCCCTGGGGCACCCCCATACCCTCGGACCATGCGTTGACACCGAGGGTGGCCGGCCGCCCACTCTGCCGTTCGATGAGTTCGGCCTGGCCCTGCTGGGCGATCTGCCCGATCGCCGTCACGCTGGTCATCGCCGTGACTGCGATCGCGACGCCGACGAGGGAGAGCAATACCCGGAGCCGGTGCACCCGCAGCTCCTTCCACGCCTCGACGAGCGCCCCCACCAGCGAGGTCATGAGACGAACTCGCGTTCGTCGTCGCTCGGCTCGTCCTCGGCGGGCGACTGATCAGCGCGACTGATCGGGACGTCGTCGGGGGCGCGATCCTCAGTCGGTAGGTCCAGCGGAGTGAGCACGCCGTCGCCGAGGCGGAAGTGCCGCTTCGCCCGGGACGCGACGGCGAGATCGTGTGTGATGGCGATCAGCGCTGCGTCGTTCTCGGTGGCCATCGAATCGAGCAGCGTCATGATCTCGGCGCCGGTCTCCAGGTCCAGGGCGCCGGTCGGCTCGTCGGCGAGGATCACCCGAGGAGTGCGCACCAGGGCGCGGGCGATGGCCACACGCTGCTGCTCGCCGCCGGAGAGGTGCTCAGGCATCGAGTCCATCCGGGTGCCGAGACCCACTCGATCGAGCATGTCGGCGGCGATCGTTCGCCGGCGCCAGAACATCCGGCCGCGGGCGTACAGCAACGGCGCGATCACGTTCTCCAGGGCGGTGCGCCCCGGCAGCAGGTGGAACTGCTGGAACACGAAACCGAAGCCCTCGCCCCGGCGGCGGGCCCGCTGCCGGGACCGCAGCCGGCCGATCGGCACGCCGTCGAGCAGGTACTCGCCGTCCGTGGCGGCGTCGAGCAACCCGAGGATGTTCAGCAGGGTCGACTTGCCCGTGCCGGACCTGCCCACCACCGAAACGTGCTCGCCGGCGGAGACGGTCAGGTCGATCCCGCGCAGGATCTCCAGCACGGAGTCATCGGGCAGGCGGACGGACTTGGTCACGCCATGCAGCTCGAGCAGACTCACCCGACCATCTCCTGGTCCCTGGCATACGGGTCGATCGGCTCCTCATCGCCGATCGGGATGAACTCCAGGACCAGGTCCCCAGCCTCGAGCCCGTCGGTGATCTGGACGACCTCACCATCGGTGAGCCCGAGGCTGACCTCGTGCTCAGCGGGTTCCCCCTCATCGGCGGGCAACCACACATTGCCCGTCTCGAATCGTCCCTGCACCGCGGTCACCGGCAGCACCAGGGCATCCTCGACCGAGCCCGTCGTGATCGTCAGGGTGGCAGTCAACCCGGGGAAGACGGTGACGTCGTCGGGAACGGAGCAGCTCGCCTGGACGGTGGTGCCGCCGGGCGCGTCCCCCTCAGGGGCGACGGAGTCCGGATTGGAAGGGCCGGTGCTCCCGCCGTCAGCACTGCTGCTCGTGCCCGTGGTCAGATTGGAGCAGGTGAAGGGAGCCGGTCCGTTCGGCACCGTGACCTCCCCTTCGCTCGGCGCATCGATGAGCCGGTATTGCTGCTCCGGGGTGAGTGAGCCGATCACCGAGTGCGTGCCCGGGTCCACGGTCGCCACAACGTCACCGATGGTGACGGTCTGGTTGGCCAGCACCTTGAAGTCCACGATCCCGGATGCTGGTGCCTTCACGACCGAGCTGATCACCTGAGGCTCCTGCTCGGTGACAGTGATGTTGCCGTCCTCGTCCGTCGATTCCACAGGGTCGCGGGGGATCTCCTGCTGAACCACGAGCAACCGATCGCCTTCGGTGACCTCTGCACCGTCGCTCACCTCGAACCAGAGGATGTAGCCCTCCTGCTCGGCAGGTGCGGGCACTGCGGCGTCCGCCACGACTGTCCCGGCGATCTCCACCGTGTTTGTGATCGAGGCGGTCGTGACCTCGATCTGCGGTTCGGTGAAGTCCGCGTGCGGCTCATCCTGGGGCGCCTCAGTGTCCGGCTGGGTGGGTGAGCCGCCCCCGAACGCGAGCTGCACCAGCGCCACGGCGATCACCGCCCAGACGAGGATTCTCAATGCTGGAAAGATGATGCGGCGCGTCACGCCCACGACGACCCCCTTGTTCCGTACGGCCCCAGTTCAACGTGTGTGCAGTGTAGGGGACAAGGCACAGTCGGGGGTGAGTTCACGTGTCCCGGATCGGCCTGCGACGGGCCGGACCGGACACGAGGGCTCGATATCTCCTCGCGGCACCACAGTCATCCGCCACAGCGGCGATAGCACCACGGGCATCGCGGCGATCACGGTACCCACCACCCGCACACACAGGGCAGTGGTGGTGCCCCAGGTGCTGCCGAGCCCAGCACCGAGCAGCCCGCCGAACGGGGAGGTGCCCCACGATGAACCGCACGGAGGCGATCATCCGGCTCGGAGTGCGGATGCGTCCGGAGCGCCGCGCAGAGCTGATCCGCAAGATCGGCGAGTTGTTCATCGAGGCCAAGGAGGAGGAGCCGGACCCCGACGGGGAGCCGTGGTCGCTGTTCTTCGTGGCTCACGAGGATGTGGGGCGACACTAGCGACGCACCGGCGACGACGTGAGCCGTGTGGGGTGCATCGCCGTCGCGCGATGGCCGAATCGTCTCGGCAACGCACCCCATCTCCGGGGCGTCGTAGACTCGCCGCTCGTGGACTTCGACACCCGGTTCGCCGCCTACGGCGTGATCATCGACCCCAGTACCGAGCAGATCCTGCTCGCCCTCTGGAATGAGAGCGACCGGCCCCGGTGGACGATGCCCGGCGGAGGTGCCGACCTCGCCGAGATCGCCGAGCAGACCATGGTCCGGGAGGTGTGGGAGGAGACCGGATACCGGGTCGAGGCGGTCCGTCTGCTCGGCATCGATACCCATCACATTCCGGCCGAGCGTCGCCTGCACGGCACCCGGCCGATGAAGGCCGTCCGGGCCGTCTACGAAGCCGCGATCATCGGTGGGGATCTGCGGCACGAGGAGAACGGAAGCACTGACGAGGCGCGCTGGATCCCGCTCGCCGAGGTCGGCAGTCTCGACCGGGTTGAGCTGGTGGACTGCCATCGACCTCTGGCGCGCCGCGGCCGCGAACTGACCGTGCCTGCGTGACCGCCGTGATCGCGCCGACCTGACCACCACCGCCGGTAGGTCCGCCCTGACCGCCACCGCCCGTAGGTGCCGTTGAATGTCGCTCTGGGGTGGGCGGACCGACAGCGAGCGGCACCAAGCGCGAGATCGTGCCCGGGTTGGTGCCATCCGCCGTCGCTGCCACGGGTTCGTGGCGACGAGGAGTGGCACCTCGCGGCCGACGGCGGTGCCTGCCCTGGGAGGGAGGCCCGCTATCGCGCCGGGCTCGACGCCACCGCGGTGAGAAACGCCGGGGCGCCGAAACCGGCATCGGCGAACGCCTGCTCCACCGCGGCCGAGACCGCCTCGCTCGTCCCCGCCTCGATCAGCGCGATCGCCGACCCGCCGAAACCGCCACCGGTCATCCGGGCTCCGAGGGCACCTGCCTTGCGGGCGGCCGACACCGCCACGTCCAGCTCGGCACAGGAGACCTCGTAGTCCTCGGCCAGCGACGCGTGCGAGGCATCCATCAGCGGACCCACCTCCCGCACGCGTCCGGAGTCGAGCAGCTCGACGAACTGCTCCACCCGGCCGATCTCGGTCACCACGTGCCGGACCCGCTTGCGGGACTCCGCACCGGGCAGTGCCGCCAGCGCCCCGTCCAGCAGGTCTGGCGAGATCTCGCGCAGTGTTGGGACCTCGAGCGTCTCGGCCGCCGCCTCGCAGGTGGCACGCCGCTGCGCGTACTGACCGTCCACCAGTGCGTGCTCGGCCTTGGTGTCGATCACCAGCAGCTCGAGCCCTGCGGCGGACAGGTCGAACGGGATGTGCCGAACGCCGCCGTCCCGGCAGTCCAGCAGGAGCGCGTGCCCCGGCTGGCTCCGCAGCGAGGCGGCCTGGTCCATCCCGCCGGTGTTCGCACCGGCGATCTCGTTCTCGGCGCGGATGCAGGCGGTCACCAGCTGTACCCGCCCGGTGTCGGTGCCGGCGTCCGGTCCGGTCCATCCCGGTGCCCCGGCGAAGGCGACTGCGAAGGCGCACTCGAGTGCTGCCGAGGAGCTGAGCCCGGAGCCGTACGGCACGGCGCTGGCCACGGCCGCGTCGAAGCCGCCCACGGCGTGCCCGAGCTGCTCGAGCGCCCACGCCACCCCGGCGGGGTAGGCGCCCCACCCGCTCACGGTGCCCGGTCCGACCTGGTCGAGCCGGGCCTCCCACCGGCCCGACTCGCGCCCGGAGATCAGCCGGATGGCGTCATCGTCCCGGCGGCGCAGCGCCACATAGGTGCGGTGCGGCAGCGCGATCGGCAGGCACAGTCCACCGTTGTAGTCGGTGTGCTCCCCGATCAGGTTCACTCGGCCCGGGGCGGACCACGCACCGTCCGGCGCGACGCCGTCGAACGCCTCGGTGAACAGTGCGCGCGCCTGTGCGGCGCCCGCGTCCTCGGTCCATGCGGTCACCACGTCGGTCACAGGTGGATCTCCTTCAGGCGGTCGGCGATGCGCTCGGGGGTGGTGTCGGAAATCCAGGCTCCCATGCCTGACTCGGACCCGGCCAGGTACTTGAGCTTGCCCGGTGCGCGACGGATCGAGAACAGCTGCAGGTGCAGGCGCAGGTCGTCGCGGGCGCTCGCCGGCGCCTG
Proteins encoded:
- a CDS encoding ABC transporter permease, with the protein product MTSLVGALVEAWKELRVHRLRVLLSLVGVAIAVTAMTSVTAIGQIAQQGQAELIERQSGRPATLGVNAWSEGMGVPQGDGQATTDAMREVVDRYRIEHASLTSMTTTNFRFPAGTMMVQTQVVDPAYGAMRRIQVVHGTWFTAADEDRFAPAVVVNEAFLRELGVADLSEPVTATITGDPDVTTTIIGVVPDQWDGAMPEAFLLHAAFDRWGMSDPMMTGPPTLEVWIGPEVADIAQETITRDLQAMLGASTHVEAYRMDAFGYEAFDQAFQLIVTGIGVLVLLLGALSLVNIALVTVRQRIREIGIRRSFGATSARVFFSIMMESVVATFIAGVIGVAMAIAIVQNMPLDDWLGWGGVQDAPPFPMEAAMTGLVAATAVGALAGLLPALVAVRVKPIDAIRY
- a CDS encoding ABC transporter ATP-binding protein, yielding MSLLELHGVTKSVRLPDDSVLEILRGIDLTVSAGEHVSVVGRSGTGKSTLLNILGLLDAATDGEYLLDGVPIGRLRSRQRARRRGEGFGFVFQQFHLLPGRTALENVIAPLLYARGRMFWRRRTIAADMLDRVGLGTRMDSMPEHLSGGEQQRVAIARALVRTPRVILADEPTGALDLETGAEIMTLLDSMATENDAALIAITHDLAVASRAKRHFRLGDGVLTPLDLPTEDRAPDDVPISRADQSPAEDEPSDDEREFVS
- a CDS encoding secretion protein HlyD, which translates into the protein MGVTRRIIFPALRILVWAVIAVALVQLAFGGGSPTQPDTEAPQDEPHADFTEPQIEVTTASITNTVEIAGTVVADAAVPAPAEQEGYILWFEVSDGAEVTEGDRLLVVQQEIPRDPVESTDEDGNITVTEQEPQVISSVVKAPASGIVDFKVLANQTVTIGDVVATVDPGTHSVIGSLTPEQQYRLIDAPSEGEVTVPNGPAPFTCSNLTTGTSSSADGGSTGPSNPDSVAPEGDAPGGTTVQASCSVPDDVTVFPGLTATLTITTGSVEDALVLPVTAVQGRFETGNVWLPADEGEPAEHEVSLGLTDGEVVQITDGLEAGDLVLEFIPIGDEEPIDPYARDQEMVG
- a CDS encoding NUDIX hydrolase, which produces MDFDTRFAAYGVIIDPSTEQILLALWNESDRPRWTMPGGGADLAEIAEQTMVREVWEETGYRVEAVRLLGIDTHHIPAERRLHGTRPMKAVRAVYEAAIIGGDLRHEENGSTDEARWIPLAEVGSLDRVELVDCHRPLARRGRELTVPA
- the galK gene encoding galactokinase, which translates into the protein MTDVVTAWTEDAGAAQARALFTEAFDGVAPDGAWSAPGRVNLIGEHTDYNGGLCLPIALPHRTYVALRRRDDDAIRLISGRESGRWEARLDQVGPGTVSGWGAYPAGVAWALEQLGHAVGGFDAAVASAVPYGSGLSSSAALECAFAVAFAGAPGWTGPDAGTDTGRVQLVTACIRAENEIAGANTGGMDQAASLRSQPGHALLLDCRDGGVRHIPFDLSAAGLELLVIDTKAEHALVDGQYAQRRATCEAAAETLEVPTLREISPDLLDGALAALPGAESRKRVRHVVTEIGRVEQFVELLDSGRVREVGPLMDASHASLAEDYEVSCAELDVAVSAARKAGALGARMTGGGFGGSAIALIEAGTSEAVSAAVEQAFADAGFGAPAFLTAVASSPAR